The Amycolatopsis jiangsuensis nucleotide sequence GCTGGGTGCGGAGGCGGGGGTCGGTGCCCACGCGCGTTTGAGCGTCGAAACCTGCAAGGTGACGTCGGCCTCCCGGAGCCCGGGCAGCGCGCCGACGACATCGGTGGTGTGCCGGTACAGCTCGCCGTAGTGCCGCAGCACGAGCTGTCCGACGAGGTTGAATCGCCCGGTGGTGGCGGACAGGTACTTGGTGCCCGGGTGCGCGGCCAGCTGCTGTCCGGCGCGGTCCAGCTCGGCGGGCAGCACCGACAGCCAGAGCATGAACTCGACGGCGTAGCCGAACATCGCCGGCTCGGCCAGCGTGCGAAAGCGCAGGCAGCCGCGCCGGACCAGGGAATCCACCCGCCGGGCCACCGTGGACTCACTCGTGCCGGCCTGGCGGGAGACCTCCTTGAACGACAGCCTGCCGTCCTCGCCGAGCGCGGCGCAGATCGCCAGGTCCAGCTCGTCGAGCTGCTCCGGCGGATGTTCCCAGTGCTGTTCCTCGAACGGCCGCACCTCGCCGCCCCGCAGGTCGGCCGCCGCGCCGGGGGCCAGCTCGCCGGAATCCCAGTCGTGGTTGGAGGTGAACGTGCGCATCACCGCGAACGTCTCCACGTCGAGCACGTTCTCGGCGGACGACAGCCCGGTGACCTGCAGCCGCGCCAGGTCGCGGTAGGACGGGAGCACGAACTCGGCCGAGCAGTCGGCGCTGCCGGACAGCACGCTCGCGTAGCGCACCTCCGGGCGGGCGGCCAGCGTGTCGGCGACCGCGGCCGCGGTGCCCGGCCGGCACCGCAGCCGCGCGAGCACCGGTACGCCGAGGCCGCAGCGCAGGACGTCGACCACGCCGATCACCCGCAGCTGCCCGCTCTCCGTGAGCTGCCCGGCCCGCCGCAGGACCGTGGACTCGCTCGCGCCCACATGCCGGGCGACGGCACCCCACGAGGCCCGCCCGTTGAGCTGCAACGCCGCGACGATCCGCCGGTCGAGATCGCTGCTTCTGCCCTCGTTCTGCATGCGACCCATCTTTGGTGGCGGAAATCGTCATGTCAAGGGTCTGGTTTGCAGGAAAGCTGCATTCGCGCTGACTCCCCGCAGCTGCGTGGGTGCAGGCGCGACTGTTACTCTCCTCTGGAAAGCGAGGAGGTCACCGTGCTGGGAAATCCGTACGACCGGGACTGCCCGACCCGTCAGCTGCTCGACCGGATCGGCGACCAGTGGACGGTGCTGATCGTCGGCGCCCTGCGGGCCGGCCCGCTGCGGTTCACCCAGGTCGGCAAGCGGGTCGAGGGTATCTCGCAGAAGGTGCTGACCCAGACGCTGCGCAGCCTGGTCCGTGACGGCATCCTCGTGCGCACGGCCTATCCGGTGATCCCGCCGAGGGTGGAGTACGAGCTGACGCCGCTGGGCCGCGACCTGGCCGAACCGCTCGACATGCTCGACCGCTGGGCCCGCCACCACATGGACCAGGTGACCGCCGCCCGGGCCGCGTTCGACGCGGAGCACACTCCGGCTTCGGCGTGAGCTCCGCCGGTCAGCCGTGCCGGGTGTGTAGCAGGTTCGTGAGCAGGTGCGCTTCCTTCAGCAGCAAGGCACCGAGTTCGCGGCGCCGGTCCGGACGGAACCGCGACTCCACCCCGGTCAGGGTGAGCGCCCAGCCCGGCTCGCCCGCCGGGGTGAACACCGCGGCCGCCATGCCCCAGCTGCCTTCCACGACCAGGCCGGGGTTGGTCGAGTAGCCGTCCTCGCGGGTCCGGTCCAGCCGGGCGCGGATCTCGCTCGTCCGGTGTGCCGCTCCCCAGTCCGCGGCGAGGTCCACTGTGGACAGATAGTCGGCCACCTCGCGGTCGGGCAGCATGGCCAGCACGACCAGTCCGGCGGACACCACGCCGAGCGGGAAGCGGGCACCCTCGTACAGCACGAACGAGCGGATCGGGAAGTCGCCGTCCTCACGCAGCAGGCACACCGTTTCGCTGCCGCGCCGGGCGGAGAAGAAGGCGCTCTCGCCGGTCGCGGTGGCCAGCCGGTGCACGCTCGCCCGCGCCTGCTGGGTCACGTCGTAGCGCGGCGCGGCCGCCTCGCCCAGCAGATACAGCTCGGGTCCCAGGTACCAGCGTCCGGTGTGCCGGTCACGGTCCACGTAGCCCTCGTCGGCCAGCGCGGAGAGCAGGCGGTGCACGGTCGGGCGGGCCAGGGCGCACGACCGGGCGAGCTCGGAGGTCGACCCGCCGCCCCGGTGGGTGGAC carries:
- a CDS encoding Lrp/AsnC family transcriptional regulator gives rise to the protein MQNEGRSSDLDRRIVAALQLNGRASWGAVARHVGASESTVLRRAGQLTESGQLRVIGVVDVLRCGLGVPVLARLRCRPGTAAAVADTLAARPEVRYASVLSGSADCSAEFVLPSYRDLARLQVTGLSSAENVLDVETFAVMRTFTSNHDWDSGELAPGAAADLRGGEVRPFEEQHWEHPPEQLDELDLAICAALGEDGRLSFKEVSRQAGTSESTVARRVDSLVRRGCLRFRTLAEPAMFGYAVEFMLWLSVLPAELDRAGQQLAAHPGTKYLSATTGRFNLVGQLVLRHYGELYRHTTDVVGALPGLREADVTLQVSTLKRAWAPTPASAPSMEET
- a CDS encoding winged helix-turn-helix transcriptional regulator — translated: MLGNPYDRDCPTRQLLDRIGDQWTVLIVGALRAGPLRFTQVGKRVEGISQKVLTQTLRSLVRDGILVRTAYPVIPPRVEYELTPLGRDLAEPLDMLDRWARHHMDQVTAARAAFDAEHTPASA
- a CDS encoding IclR family transcriptional regulator, which codes for MPPDHVVGRVSAVLRALSTHRGGGSTSELARSCALARPTVHRLLSALADEGYVDRDRHTGRWYLGPELYLLGEAAAPRYDVTQQARASVHRLATATGESAFFSARRGSETVCLLREDGDFPIRSFVLYEGARFPLGVVSAGLVVLAMLPDREVADYLSTVDLAADWGAAHRTSEIRARLDRTREDGYSTNPGLVVEGSWGMAAAVFTPAGEPGWALTLTGVESRFRPDRRRELGALLLKEAHLLTNLLHTRHG